In Lactuca sativa cultivar Salinas chromosome 5, Lsat_Salinas_v11, whole genome shotgun sequence, the DNA window CTAAGTTTCTTGTCTCAAATTGGTTCAAACTAGTTGGTAAAACCTGCCAATATCTAATAACATTGTCTAAAAGTTAGTCTAAGTCTAGTATTATCTATGATGTTAACAAACACAAACTAAGTTTACCTTTGAACTTTTTTCAATTGATTTAACAAGGATGTAATTGATAGACATGTTTCAAAATCTGGCCATGAACTGCCTTTCATGCTCAAATGAAAATGCCTTTCCATAACATACAATCTAATCTCTTCAAGCATTATGATGATTGGTTTCTTCCTTGCATCTCTTATAACATTGTTAAAGCTCTCCGACAACCCATTCTCTACAACATCACACATCTTGCCCTCTTGAAAAAAAGCTATACACCATGATTGTGGGTTATTTTCTGTTAGATACTCAAAGGCTGGAGGATTGAGAAGTTGTATTTCCTTCATTGTTGCATTGTGTAAAGGCTCAGTAGATGCCTTGCATGCCTTCCAAAACATCTTCTCATACATCACTCCAGGGAATCTTTTCCTAAAGTTGGCAACAACATGCCTTGCACACTGTCCGTGTTCAACAGTAGGCAAAATCTCCTTCACAGCTTCCAATAGTCCCTTCACATTAACAATTTAATTTGTAAAATAGTATAGGCAactttcattaataaataaaatacaactaAGAAACATACCTGATGCTGATCTGACATCAATGCAATTCCAAAACCATTGTCCATTCCTAAGTCATCttttaaattttccaaaaaccATTTCCAATTCTCTTTGTTTTCAACACACACAACTGCCCATGCAATTAGAAATATATGATTATTAACATCCCTTCCAATAGCAGTTATTAACTCTCCAGTACATAGCCCCTTAAGGAAACATCCATCTAGGTTAATTACTCTTCTACAATTGCCCCTCCACCCTTGCTTTAGTCCCTCAAAACATACATAAAACTTACTAAAATAATTTTTCCCATCAGGCATAGTATTGACATCAATTTTCACAGTTGATCCTGGGTTTGATCTTCTTATCTCCTCACCATATGACCAAAGCTTTGAATAGTGCTCAACCAATGTGCCTTCAATTAGCTCAATAGCATGCTTTTTTGCTCTCCTGCACTGACCCATACTTACATCTATACCAAAAGCCTGTCCTAACACTTATTTTCTGTTTTTGTAAGAACTCAGTTGTAAAATGGCTACCAATCCAAGCATAGCTAACAATTGATCCAAGTTTAAAATTTCTAGCACAATTATGCTCATCTATAAGGGACTTAATCTGGAAAGAGTTTTCTTCACTCATCCATGAAGCCCATAGCCTAAACTTACACTGCACAGAACAACATTTAACTAATAGTCTTCTACTGTCATTTTTTTTGTAGCACAACTGATACCCATTAGCAACAACATAATTACATAACATAAGATTTAACTGTTTTGGACTATGAAATCGCATTCATAACACAGGTTTTTGTTTTTTCCAATGCACATTTTCATTGTTAGTAACCTCTTCAATATTTACCTCATTTTCATCTATTTTAAGATATGGATCCTCATGAGGTGGACTATTTGGAGTTGACTGCACTTTTGGGCATAGCTCGCCCAAAAACTCATCGTTAATGGTCTTATTCATTGGGTTGCAATCTACGTGTTCAAAGTCATCGTGTACATTACCTTGCAGTTCATCCGGGCCATTTTGCACAAATCCATCATAATGATTGTCTTCCACAACGCTCTCATCAACTTGCTCATCAATAATCCAATGTTGGACATCACACCTAGATGATCCATGTATACATCCACGACACAACCAACAGCATACCCAGCTTCGATGAAGTCCTGGTAGTCTATTTCACTAGCCAAGATCCTCAATCCATCAGGGAAGTCTTTTCCAGGCATGCAATAAAAAACATTTACACACATTTCATTTGCAAATCTTTGTACGAAGTTAACAAACTCGTTACTGTCCATTCCAGCAAAATCAACATCTTCGAACCTTTGTTTTGCTCCATCCGTATAACTAATTTTGGGGTACCTTGTAAAAAACTCAGCAAAGTGAAGATCGATCTTCATGTAAACCGCCATGCCAACGTGATTTTGCAGACAAAAAATACGACAAAAAGGGGAAGAAGACAGTGAGGGTTTTTATATAATGTGTCTTGTAGGGCAAACTCAGTAAACGAGCAGGTTACATGGCAGCTTAGGTGGATTAATTTCGATGACGTGTGTACCTAATATGCTGAGTAGGATAATGTTAACCGGCTCAACCCTTCCACTTTGAACAAAATGACTTTAAAAACTATTTTCTAAGTCTTGGTTCCTCTCAAGtgcaaaaataaaaacaatagatATCATTTAAACCATAACTAGAAAGATGGTTGGGTCACATTAATATTTACCCTTTGTAAAATAGGGCTAATTTAGGCGGTTATGCCTAGAACCAGATTTGGATAAAGTAATGAATGGCGGATGGATTGGAAATGGAATTTGAATTGGATAAAGTCAAAACGTCAAACAAGCTCGAAGCCCACTTAAATCGGCCCATACGCATTTTATATGCACTTATGCAGCAACAGAACATTTGAAAGAGAATTGACTATTATATATTCAGAAACTTATTGGAATCTGGAACTCCAAAACGATCATCTTCAACCTAGTTTCCCTCCAACTGCTCTCTCAGTGAAGGTACCTCTTTTATTTCTCTATAAATCGGTAGAATTGCATAGACGTTTTTGTATAACTACCCAATCTACCCATCCCCTTTTCGTTTTCACTGAAGTCATTCGGTAATCACGTTACGAAATTAAGTAAAAGTGCTAATATTTTCTTGAATTTTGTTTCCGAAACACATAATCTAAACCTTAGCAATTACATGAAACCACCGTTTGTCAATTCCATAGTCAATAGTCATTGTATTTATTATTGTCGTTTCAAGCACTACAGGAGTAGGGTTTGGGGGTTTTATTGGTTGTGTAAAAAAATGAATGTTTTGATTGTAGGATCGAGTTAATTTTTGGGCATAGAAGGGGGATTCCAACAATGGGCGCCAATAGTTTAGtggaataattattaaaaaaaaaaaagaattcaaGATTCATAGAAAAACTGATTTGCAACTATTTGGTATTGAAAATTAAACAATTGCGAATCATATGTATGTAAAGTAAACCTTGTAATCACTTGAATTTGTAATTATTGCTATATATATCATTGTTTTTTTCATCAATTGACTCTAGTATGACAAGTTTTGACTGTTAGACAGTGAGTAGCATAACCTATATACATCCGTTCTTACTTCTCAGTGAAAAGTTCATATCTTCACTCAGTTTTTTTTTTGTCACAGGATCTTAATGGTTGAAGAATCACAAAGGATATTAAAGTAAATATGAGCACACTCTCAAATGCCTTTTCTCTGCTAGAACTGGATGTTGAGGATGATAGGGAAGAGACAACCAATGCTACTGATAATAAAAAGAAAGCCAATGGTATATGTTTCAGCTGTTACCCTAAGAAACATCACCTTATAATTCATTAATAGTTTTGTTTGAATTTAGTAAGATAAAATGCCAAAAATATTGTTACTTATTTCTACATGTTATTGGGTACTGAACTGATGCAGGTAACCATGATAAAGAAACTGATAGTCTTCAAGATGCAACCCTAATTAAGAATGATAAAGGCACTCGTCAAACCCTAGACATGTTAGAAGGAGAATATAGGTTGCCTCTTGTGTGGATTGACTTGGAAATGACAGGTAGGTTTCGGTTATTCAGCTTTGAGTTTTTTAATTTACATAATTGAAAAAAGTGTCCTTTTTTGATTACCCAATATTCATTCAAGTAAGTTGGTGCATGTGTAGGATTGAATATTGAAGTAGATAGAATACTGGAGATTGCTTGTGTGATCACAGATGGGAAGTTGACAAAATCTGTAGAGGTAAGTTGGGAGTTTCTGATTATTGATACACTCTTGGTTGGTGGCTTTTATCATGATAATCTTGTTACTAACTTTTTGTTATTTTCTTGCTTAGTTTGTGTACTTTATTATTTTAACAGACAATATATTATTAGTTTCCACAGGAACTGaaaatgatttatttttatgCTCAGGGTCCTGACTTGGTTATACATCAAACAAAAGAGTGTCTTGAAAAGATGGGTGAATGGTGTCAAGATCATCATGCTGCAAGTGGTAAGTACCTTTTAGCTCATAGCCAACTATCTAAAATGAAGGATATAATACATTGCAAAAGACGTGATTACCCTTCCCATCCTTATCATCTAACATAGCCCTACAAAGCTCTTCAAGTCTTGTGTAACAAAACCCTAAACATGTCATGGTTGTTTATAGGTTTGACTGAAAGGGTGATCCAAAGTTCCATCAGTGAAAAAGAAGCTGAACAGCAGGTAATCTAACTCTTGTCCTTAGTTACTTTTTATGAAATCTATTATCATAGAGAACAACTATATTTTACATAACAGAGGGAATCATGTAAATTATAAATCAGCATTATTAATTTGTAATAGTTGCAAATTGGTTAGCTTActtgaaaattttccaaatagGGAAATTGAAGTATAGCTTTTTTGTATTTTCATTTCCTTTTTTCTGCCAGGAATTAGTTAGTATGTTCCACATTTCTTGATGATGTATAACTATATATGAgccttttggtaaaaaaaaatataaccattttttgttttgtttaatgaTTAGTAAACACTTGATATGCTGTGTAGGTTGTAGATTTTGTCAAGAAACATGTGGGCACATATACTCCTCTGCTTGCAGGAAATTCAATTTATGTCGATTTCCTTTTCTTGAAGGTAAAAGAAAAACCAAAACTTGAGTTCTCTGGTTTAATTCATGAATTAATTGCTCCACTTTTGCAACATAAAATGATTAAAAAAGAAACAAATTTTTTATTGTAACCTTTTCTGCTATGATACAGACTTTTTaaagttttattttctttttgcagAAGTACATGCCTGATTTGGCTAGTCTTTTCTCTCATGTAGTTGTTGATGTTAGCAGCATTAAGGCTTTATGTCTCCGTTGGTTCCCAAGAGGTGATATTTTTATCTGTTATTGAAATATGTATGGATTTAAGCTTTAAAAAGATTTTAAATATTGGAAGACCAACTTTAATATctgtaaaaagtattttattggttCACAGATAACAAGAAAGCTCCAAAGAAGGAGAACAGGCATAGAGCCATGGATGACATAAAAGAAAGCATAGCGGAGCTGAAATTCTACAAGGAAAATGTATTCAAA includes these proteins:
- the LOC111878717 gene encoding uncharacterized protein LOC111878717 — protein: MGQCRRAKKHAIELIEGTLVEHYSKLWSYGEEIRRSNPGSTVKIDVNTMPDGKNYFSKFYVCFEGLKQGWRGNCRRVINLDGCFLKGLCTGELITAIGRDVNNHIFLIAWAVVCVENKENWKWFLENLKDDLGMDNGFGIALMSDQHQGLLEAVKEILPTVEHGQCARHVVANFRKRFPGVMYEKMFWKACKASTEPLHNATMKEIQLLNPPAFEYLTENNPQSWCIAFFQEGKMCDVVENGLSESFNNVIRDARKKPIIIMLEEIRFSKVLPTSLNQFETRNLAESYIVDLDNKTCSCRVWQLNGYGCVHSVATISYLNRDVGSYVDPMFFGAFYRNAYKYPLRGMNGSNMWPSTNFIPPLPPLKRKMSGRPKVNRRKDPGEKTTRHTVSKVGKKILCSVCKQVGHNKATCPKVEKPKKLKVKRKISTTKGGNEAEGSGSKQLLDVNRSNLKVVMKRKEVVQKQQLHVNGSNQRGL
- the LOC111878773 gene encoding oligoribonuclease isoform X1, with product MSTLSNAFSLLELDVEDDREETTNATDNKKKANGNHDKETDSLQDATLIKNDKGTRQTLDMLEGEYRLPLVWIDLEMTGLNIEVDRILEIACVITDGKLTKSVEGPDLVIHQTKECLEKMGEWCQDHHAASGLTERVIQSSISEKEAEQQVVDFVKKHVGTYTPLLAGNSIYVDFLFLKKYMPDLASLFSHVVVDVSSIKALCLRWFPRVFYWFTDNKKAPKKENRHRAMDDIKESIAELKFYKENVFKSSKSKK
- the LOC111878773 gene encoding oligoribonuclease isoform X2, producing the protein MSTLSNAFSLLELDVEDDREETTNATDNKKKANGNHDKETDSLQDATLIKNDKGTRQTLDMLEGEYRLPLVWIDLEMTGLNIEVDRILEIACVITDGKLTKSVEGPDLVIHQTKECLEKMGEWCQDHHAASGLTERVIQSSISEKEAEQQVVDFVKKHVGTYTPLLAGNSIYVDFLFLKKYMPDLASLFSHVVVDVSSIKALCLRWFPRDNKKAPKKENRHRAMDDIKESIAELKFYKENVFKSSKSKK
- the LOC111878773 gene encoding oligoribonuclease isoform X3, which encodes MSTLSNAFSLLELDVEDDREETTNATDNKKKANGNHDKETDSLQDATLIKNDKGTRQTLDMLEGEYRLPLVWIDLEMTGLNIEVDRILEIACVITDGKLTKSVEGPDLVIHQTKECLEKMGEWCQDHHAASGLTERVIQSSISEKEAEQQVVDFVKKHVGTYTPLLAGNSIYVDFLFLKLLMLAALRLYVSVGSQEYFIGSQITRKLQRRRTGIEPWMT
- the LOC111878773 gene encoding oligoribonuclease isoform X4; protein product: MSTLSNAFSLLELDVEDDREETTNATDNKKKANGNHDKETDSLQDATLIKNDKGTRQTLDMLEGEYRLPLVWIDLEMTGLNIEVDRILEIACVITDGKLTKSVEGPDLVIHQTKECLEKMGEWCQDHHAASGLTERVIQSSISEKEAEQQVVDFVKKHVGTYTPLLAGNSIYVDFLFLKLLMLAALRLYVSVGSQEITRKLQRRRTGIEPWMT